One window of the Saccopteryx bilineata isolate mSacBil1 chromosome 2, mSacBil1_pri_phased_curated, whole genome shotgun sequence genome contains the following:
- the LOC136324605 gene encoding uncharacterized protein: MGPRLLHCVALCLLGAGHVGAMVTQNPRYQVTRMGNPVAMNCSQDLNHDTMYWYQQKLSQAPKLLFHYYDQEFNNETDTSDNFQPSRANVSFSTLGIRSPGLGDSALYLCASSRGTELDPHLPLLINLLPDPRALPPVPPQQQEESTMCTVLICPMVLGLLGAEEGHDYVYWYQQILAKEFKFLVSFQFKKVSQTEMPKERFSAECPEDAPCSLEIKGTELQDSATYFCASSDPQC, encoded by the exons GTCACGTGGGTGCCATGGTCACTCAGAACCCAAGATACCAGGTGACCAGGATGGGAAACCCAGTAGCTATGAATTGTTCTCAGGACCTGAATCATGACACCATGTACTGGTACCAACAGAAGCTGAGCCAAGCCCCCAAGCTGCTGTTCCACTACTACGACCAGGAATTTAACAACGAAACAGACACCTCAGACAACTTCCAGCCCAGCCGGGCCAACGTGTCCTTCAGTACCCTGGGCATCCGTTCCCCGGGCTTGGGGGACTCCGCACTATACCTCTGTGCCAGCAGCAGGGGCACAGAGCTCGACCCGCACCTCCCTCTGCTCATCAACCTGCTTCCAGATCCAAGAGCCCTCCCTCCCGTTCCCCCACAACAGCAAGAGGAA TCTACCATGTGCACCGTACTCATCTGCCCCATGGTCCTTGGCCTCCTGGGTGCAG AAGAGGGACACGACTATGTTTACTGGTACCAACAGATCCTGGCAAAAGAGTTCAAGTTCTTGGTTTCCTTTCAGTTCAAAAAAGTCTCACAAACAGAGATGCCCAAGGAGAGATTTTCAGCCGAGTGTCCTGAAGACGCACCCTGCAGCCTGGAGATCAAGGGCACGGAGCTGCAAGACTCAGCCACGTACTTCTGTGCCAGCAGTGATCCACAGTGTTAA